One genomic segment of Syngnathus acus chromosome 1, fSynAcu1.2, whole genome shotgun sequence includes these proteins:
- the LOC119129136 gene encoding solute carrier family 22 member 7-like: MKFEDIIADVGGFGRFQKMIVAISFIGRFTLPCHFLLNSFIAAVPAHHCLVAAGGLFPNLSQADRLAVSIPLEEDGTRSSCRMFAEPQYHLLFNTSDVTQVLTLPCLDGWVYDNTTFKSTLATQWDLVCDQRSRSQSTATIFFVGVMFGAVTFGSLSDRFGRRIMLLTSYLSGMLFALASAFATSFLMFAVLRFLTGFCITGIVIVSLVLCVEWVDIEHRKTVGIFDSLSWTFGSICFVPIAYLVKDWRWLTVAVTLPVLLGVFTWRWMPESARWLIANGKLEEAHLCLVKCAKINGTEALCPGLQPETLSSIVVTEKKSRVYSYLDLMRTPKMRRLSLCTGSLWFTIAIAFYGITFNISGFGLNVYLTQLLYSSAEVPGKLSSFFLLDRIGRKRTQVGMLTMLAVSLGINILIPKDMSTLRTMVAVVGKGFSSASFCTIVLYSSELFPTVVRQNGMGFNSSMARMGVALAPLILLLDDIWKDLPQLVLFSSAVLAAILASQLSETRGHGLPETIEDVEGKK; encoded by the exons ATGAAGTTCGAGGACATTATCGCCGACGTCGGCGGATTCGGGAGGTTCCAGAAGATGATAGTGGCCATCAGCTTCATAGGTCGCTTCACACTGCCCTGCCACTTTCTGCTCAACAGCTTCATCGCGGCGGTTCCTGCGCACCACTGCCTTGTCGCTGCCGGAGGGCTCTTCCCGAATCTGTCCCAGGCAGACAGGCTCGCCGTCAGCATCCCACTGGAGGAGGACGGCACCCGTAGCTCCTGTCGGATGTTCGCCGAGCCTCAGTATCATCTGCTTTTCAACACGTCTGACGTCACTCAGGTGCTCACCTTGCCCTGTCTGGATGGGTGGGTGTATGATAACACTACCTTCAAATCCACACTGGCCACCCAG TGGGATCTGGTGTGTGATCAAAGAAGCAGAAGCCAATCCACGGCTACTATCTTCTTTGTTGGCGTAATGTTTGGAGCTGTGACTTTTGGAAGTCTGAGTGACAG GTTCGGTCGGAGGATCATGCTGCTGACATCTTATCTCTCTGGAATGCTGTTTGCTCTCGCCAGTGCTTTCGCCACATCCTTCCTGATGTTTGCAGTGCTGAGATTCCTTACCGGCTTTTGCATTACTGGCATCGTCATCGTCTCTTTGGTTCTCT GTGTGGAGTGGGTGGACATAGAGCACAGAAAGACGGTTGGAATTTTTGACAGTCTTTCCTGGACATTTGGGAGCATTTGCTTTGTACCCATTGCTTACCTTGTGAAGGACTGGAGGTGGTTGACTGTTGCTGTCACTTTGCCCGTCCTCCTGGGTGTCTTTACTTGGAG GTGGATGCCTGAGTCAGCTCGATGGCTCATTGCCAACGGAAAGCTGGAGGAAGCTCATTTGTGTCTCGTCAAATGTGCCAAAATAAACGGCACTGAGGCGTTGTGCCCTGGACTTCAACCTGAG ACTCTGTCCTCCATCGTGGTGACAGAGAAGAAAAGTCGAGTGTATTCCTACTTGGACTTGATGAGAACACCTAAAATGAGAAGACTGTCCTTGTGCACTGGTTCTCTTTG GTTCACCATAGCAATTGCATTCTACGGCATCACCTTCAATATCAGCGGCTTTGGCCTCAATGTCTACCTCACTCAGTTGCTCTACTCATCAGCTGAAGTGCCGGGCAAATTGTCCAGTTTCTTCTTACTGGACAGGATTGGCAGGAAGCGCACGCAGGTGGGAATGTTGACCATGCTTGCTGTCTCTCTCGGAATCAACATTTTGATACCAAAAG ATATGTCCACCCTGAGAACAATGGTGGCAGTCGTAGGAAAaggcttttcttcagcatcaTTTTGTACCATAGTGCTCTACTCTTCTGAATTGTTTCCCACTGTTGTCAG ACAAAACGGGATGGGCTTCAACTCATCTATGGCCCGAATGGGTGTGGCCCTCGCTCCTCTGATCCTTTTACTGGATGACATCTGGAAGGACCTGCCCCAACTCGTCTTGTTCTCCTCAGCTGTCCTGGCAGCAATCCTGGCATCGCAGCTGTCAGAGACACGCGGCCACGGCCTGCCAGAGACAATTGAGGATgttgaagggaaaaaataa